A window of Raineyella sp. W15-4 contains these coding sequences:
- the trxA gene encoding thioredoxin, with amino-acid sequence MATLQLTAENFEETVLEEGITFVDFWAAWCGPCRAFAPVFEKASGVHPEMRFGKVDTEAEQGLAMAAQISSIPTLMAFRDGILVFRQAGALPAKAFDELIAAVEALDMADIRAQIAAEQAEATEPATESPTRA; translated from the coding sequence ATGGCGACACTGCAACTGACGGCGGAGAACTTCGAGGAGACGGTGCTCGAGGAGGGCATCACGTTCGTGGACTTCTGGGCCGCCTGGTGTGGACCGTGCCGCGCCTTCGCGCCGGTGTTCGAGAAGGCGTCCGGAGTGCACCCGGAGATGCGCTTCGGCAAGGTGGACACCGAGGCCGAGCAGGGCCTGGCGATGGCCGCACAGATCTCCTCGATCCCGACACTGATGGCGTTCCGGGACGGGATCCTGGTGTTCCGCCAGGCCGGCGCCCTGCCGGCCAAGGCGTTCGACGAGCTGATCGCCGCAGTCGAGGCCCTCGACATGGCCGACATCCGGGCCCAGATCGCCGCCGAACAGGCCGAGGCCACCGAACCGGCGACCGAGTCCCCCACCCGGGCCTGA
- a CDS encoding GNAT family N-acetyltransferase: protein MTSPDTTPPAGAGDSASDIRPLAALTTAEIIAVYDTLLRPSFRPEELVSIGDVLRLYAGEGPAPSGVLLRGGQPLGIHLCEAYVDGRVLLLTHLAVSSEARGGGIGAQLLDHAARQLEDSWPGAVVLGEVDDPRVWPGTLATGDPVARLQFYGRHGARLLPLSFVQPELQPGAGRVGGMFLIRLDRQGTPTPGLLPRFLAEYYTACEGGEALADPAVQAVLAAAAEVDLDRDLLPMTEWERLPPATPG from the coding sequence CGCCTGCCGGTGCGGGCGACAGCGCGTCCGACATCCGTCCGCTCGCGGCCCTCACCACCGCCGAGATCATCGCCGTGTACGACACCCTGCTGCGGCCCTCGTTCCGTCCCGAGGAGTTGGTCAGCATCGGTGATGTACTGCGGCTCTACGCGGGCGAGGGCCCGGCGCCCTCCGGGGTGCTGCTGAGGGGCGGACAGCCGCTCGGCATCCACCTGTGCGAGGCGTACGTCGACGGCCGGGTGCTGCTGTTGACGCACCTCGCCGTGTCGTCCGAGGCCCGCGGCGGCGGCATCGGGGCACAGTTGCTCGACCATGCTGCCCGCCAACTCGAGGACAGCTGGCCCGGGGCGGTCGTGCTCGGTGAGGTGGACGACCCTCGGGTGTGGCCCGGGACCCTCGCGACGGGCGATCCGGTCGCCCGGCTGCAGTTCTACGGGCGTCACGGTGCCCGGTTACTGCCGCTGTCCTTCGTCCAGCCGGAGCTGCAACCGGGGGCGGGACGCGTCGGCGGCATGTTCCTGATCCGTCTCGACCGGCAGGGCACGCCCACCCCGGGTCTGTTGCCCCGGTTCCTCGCCGAGTACTACACCGCGTGCGAGGGGGGCGAGGCGCTGGCGGATCCGGCCGTGCAGGCGGTGTTGGCGGCCGCGGCCGAGGTGGATCTCGACCGCGACCTGCTGCCGATGACGGAATGGGAACGGCTCCCGCCGGCTACCCCCGGGTGA